ATCACTTCTTATTAATGGCGCAGTATAATTTACGAATGAATGGTCAAGTATTCGAAGCTGCTCGTCAACTATCAAGTCAGGACTTAACTGAAAATAAAGGGGCTTACTTCGGCTCTATTATTGGCACCTTAAATCATTTATTGGTAGGCGATTTGATCTGGTTAAACAGATTCGCCACACATTCAGACACTTACTTAAGTTTACAAGCTTTAACTGAGTTTCCTATTACCACTAAATTAGACACAATCATTTATCCTGAGATAGAAAGCTTATATGTGGCGAGGCAAGTATTAGATAACATCCTGATAAAATGGCTATCAACAGAGGTGAAGGAAGAAGACTTATCAGCCCCCCACACATATACAAATACTAAAGGGGTGCAAAGTACACGTAATTTTGCGGAGCTGCTCAACCATTTGTTTAATCATCAAACTCACCACAGAGGGCAAGTCAGTACCCTATTAAACCAATTAAATGTCGATATCGGCGTCACTGATTTTTTGATCGATATTCCAGAGGTTAAACAGTAGCGAGATTCGAGTTACAAGAAAGGGAAAGAAACAAGCAGATAAAATCGGCTTGGAACTGAGTGGTTCGGTAAAAGAAAAAAGCTGGCAAAGCTGTAGCTAGGAGATAGATTTTAGTGAATAGCAAGAATCGAGTGTATATCTCAACATTCTGACTTTATAGAATGGACTTAGGACTAGAAGGGCACAGGAATGACAAGGTTTGAGTTCACGTTTTTTTAATGGCGAAGCCATGCTTTATGAACAAAGTGAATGCTGTTACTCATTAATGTAACTAGGTTTCACACGACTAGGCATGCGTGTCACTAATTCATAACCAATAGTATCTGCCCACTTGGCGACTTCATTAACTGACAGATTTTTACCCCAAAGTTCGACATCAGCACCAATTGCAACATCTGATATTCCGGTAACATCAACACAAATTAGGTCCATAGACACTCTGCCTACTAAGGTTGCTCTTTGTCCATTCACGATAATGGGTGCACCAGATTTTATATTTCTTGGATACCCATCACCATAACCCACCGCGACTGTTGCTATGACGGAGGGTTTGGAAGCGGTCCAAGTATTACCATAACCCACTGAATCACCCGCTTCAATATGGCGAACCGCAATCACCTCAGAACTAAAGGTCATAGCTGGGAGCAATTTGTCGCCCTGTGTATGAGGAGTATCGAATGGGCTAATTCCATACAGCATTAAACCCGGCCGTATCCAATCTAAATGATAATCAGGCCAGCCACATATAGCAGCTGAATTGGCAAAACTCGTTACTATACAGTTTTTATTCACCCCTGCGTGATATTCAATTAGTTCGAGACATTCAGTAAAAGACTGATATTGCAGGCGAGTAAAGCCATTTTTTAGTTCATCCGCACAAGAAAAATGACTCATTAAAATGATTTGGCTAATATTCGGCGAGTCATTCAACATACTATACACAGAATGGGCAAACTCTGCAGATATCCCTAAACGATGCATGCCCGTGTCGACCTTTAACCAAACACGGATCGGTTGAGAAAATGTCATACTCAATATTTCTATGACTTGTCTTTGAGTGTGCAAGACCAATTCGCAGTCATTAGCTAAGGCAAGATCAACCTCATCTACGGTAAAAAAACCTTCAAGCAACAAAACGGGCTTACTAATAC
The sequence above is a segment of the Paraglaciecola sp. L3A3 genome. Coding sequences within it:
- a CDS encoding DinB family protein, with the protein product MQQPNHFLLMAQYNLRMNGQVFEAARQLSSQDLTENKGAYFGSIIGTLNHLLVGDLIWLNRFATHSDTYLSLQALTEFPITTKLDTIIYPEIESLYVARQVLDNILIKWLSTEVKEEDLSAPHTYTNTKGVQSTRNFAELLNHLFNHQTHHRGQVSTLLNQLNVDIGVTDFLIDIPEVKQ
- the alr gene encoding alanine racemase; amino-acid sequence: MSRPTKIIIDLAAIRANCQLAQSLAPHSKTLAVVKADAYGHGAGQVAQAIEPLVDMLTVTCLEEALDLRQAGISKPVLLLEGFFTVDEVDLALANDCELVLHTQRQVIEILSMTFSQPIRVWLKVDTGMHRLGISAEFAHSVYSMLNDSPNISQIILMSHFSCADELKNGFTRLQYQSFTECLELIEYHAGVNKNCIVTSFANSAAICGWPDYHLDWIRPGLMLYGISPFDTPHTQGDKLLPAMTFSSEVIAVRHIEAGDSVGYGNTWTASKPSVIATVAVGYGDGYPRNIKSGAPIIVNGQRATLVGRVSMDLICVDVTGISDVAIGADVELWGKNLSVNEVAKWADTIGYELVTRMPSRVKPSYINE